A region from the Bacillus sp. Marseille-P3661 genome encodes:
- the helD gene encoding RNA polymerase recycling motor HelD — protein sequence MNLELLQEQQRVDSVMETITEEINKLEEETARRKNEVVHIRKHFWDENKMNIDTFDDFLETIIGLRQEAQALSVSQSTHKHASKRLSTLRRMQEVPYFGRIDFIEEGLSTSEQVYIGISTLTDKSGDHFLIYDWRAPISSVYYDYQPGPAKYATPGGEIQGILEKKWQYLIRGGILQSTFDTSLTIGDEILQQVLGKGTDKHMHNIVATIQQEQNRIIRHDHGRLLIVHGAAGSGKTSAALQRIAYLLYKYRDRLNADQIILFSPNSMFSSYVSNVLPELGEENMQQVTFQEYLNHRLSQEFNVENPYEQLEYVLTAANTSSYRSRLASIRFKATTCFFETIQSYTQSLELSGMLFKDITFRGKPIVSAQQITERFYSHDTALRFHNRLNNLKDWLLKKMNEVQKIERAKPWVQEEIELLSNEDYHKARIYLAEKRGFARESIADYEVEPEALARLIVHQKLKPLRKRVRAFRFLDFKGMYKQLFADPLQSKHWIEGETPALSSAVCQATLKMLDEDKLFYEDATPFLLLKELIQGFQTNSSIKHIVVDEAQDYSPFQFEFLKRLFPAARMTVLGDFNQAIFAHASEQVDFNTLTSLYGPDKTELINITRSYRSTKPIIEFTRRLVPNGENIIPFERNGERPVLKQLVHHEELHRNIESKVADLRSQGLHSIAIICKSAEESIIAYEALSNIDEIKLLKSSSIDYEQGVVVIPSYLSKGIEFDAVIIYNASEHVYGDDSLRRIFYTACTRAMHDLQLYSVGEPSPFLRDVLREGYIQT from the coding sequence ATGAATTTGGAACTTCTGCAGGAGCAACAACGAGTAGACAGTGTAATGGAGACAATTACAGAGGAAATCAACAAATTGGAAGAAGAAACTGCCAGACGTAAGAACGAAGTCGTTCATATCCGCAAACACTTTTGGGATGAAAACAAGATGAATATTGATACCTTCGACGATTTTCTTGAGACTATCATCGGCTTGAGACAAGAGGCCCAAGCTTTATCCGTCAGCCAAAGCACACATAAACATGCATCCAAAAGATTGTCAACCCTGCGCCGTATGCAGGAGGTCCCTTACTTTGGCCGAATTGATTTCATTGAAGAAGGTCTTTCAACTTCTGAACAAGTTTATATTGGAATCTCCACGCTTACTGATAAAAGTGGCGACCATTTCCTGATCTACGACTGGAGAGCGCCGATCTCGAGTGTCTACTACGATTACCAGCCCGGTCCCGCTAAGTATGCAACCCCTGGCGGCGAAATCCAAGGCATATTAGAGAAAAAATGGCAATATCTAATCCGCGGCGGCATTCTTCAATCCACGTTTGATACGAGTCTTACTATTGGAGACGAGATTTTACAGCAGGTTCTGGGCAAAGGTACTGACAAACATATGCACAATATAGTAGCAACCATTCAACAAGAGCAAAACCGGATCATCCGTCATGACCACGGGAGACTGCTCATTGTTCACGGTGCAGCAGGCAGTGGCAAGACATCGGCCGCCCTGCAACGAATTGCTTACTTGCTCTACAAATATAGAGATCGCCTGAATGCTGATCAAATCATTCTGTTTTCGCCTAATTCCATGTTTAGCAGTTACGTGTCCAATGTACTTCCAGAACTTGGTGAAGAGAATATGCAACAGGTCACATTTCAGGAATACTTGAATCATCGTCTGAGTCAAGAGTTTAATGTTGAAAATCCCTACGAGCAATTGGAATATGTTTTAACTGCAGCGAATACTTCTTCATACAGGTCAAGGCTTGCGAGTATCCGTTTTAAAGCCACTACCTGTTTCTTTGAGACAATTCAATCATACACACAGTCACTAGAATTATCAGGAATGCTATTTAAAGACATTACTTTCAGAGGAAAACCAATCGTTAGTGCACAACAAATAACAGAAAGGTTTTACAGTCATGATACCGCCCTCCGCTTCCATAATAGACTTAATAATTTGAAGGATTGGTTATTAAAAAAAATGAATGAAGTTCAAAAGATCGAAAGGGCAAAGCCTTGGGTACAAGAGGAAATCGAGCTGCTAAGCAACGAAGATTACCATAAGGCACGAATCTACTTAGCGGAAAAACGTGGCTTTGCAAGAGAATCGATTGCGGACTATGAGGTCGAGCCCGAAGCACTTGCACGTTTGATTGTTCACCAAAAATTAAAGCCGCTACGAAAACGAGTCCGAGCGTTTCGATTCTTAGACTTTAAGGGAATGTACAAACAGCTTTTTGCTGATCCCCTGCAGAGTAAACATTGGATTGAAGGAGAAACACCCGCCTTGTCATCCGCTGTTTGTCAAGCGACGCTGAAAATGCTAGATGAAGATAAACTATTTTATGAAGATGCTACTCCATTTTTACTTTTAAAGGAACTGATTCAAGGCTTTCAGACGAATAGCTCGATCAAACACATTGTTGTTGATGAGGCTCAGGATTATTCCCCATTTCAATTTGAGTTCTTAAAACGTTTGTTTCCTGCCGCAAGGATGACCGTGCTCGGTGACTTTAATCAGGCGATATTCGCCCATGCAAGCGAACAGGTTGATTTCAATACACTTACCAGCCTTTACGGACCGGATAAAACAGAACTGATCAATATAACACGGAGTTACCGATCTACCAAACCAATCATTGAATTCACACGAAGACTTGTTCCTAATGGAGAAAATATTATTCCTTTTGAACGCAATGGTGAGCGCCCCGTCCTAAAACAATTAGTGCATCACGAAGAGCTGCACAGAAACATTGAATCCAAAGTCGCAGATTTGCGAAGTCAAGGGCTTCATAGTATTGCAATCATATGCAAATCTGCTGAGGAAAGTATAATTGCATATGAAGCCCTGTCCAACATCGATGAAATTAAACTTTTAAAAAGCAGCTCGATTGATTATGAACAAGGAGTCGTTGTCATACCGTCGTATTTATCCAAAGGTATCGAATTCGA